In Gadus chalcogrammus isolate NIFS_2021 chromosome 1, NIFS_Gcha_1.0, whole genome shotgun sequence, the sequence CTACAGTCATGCTGTCAGACATACAGTCATACTGTTGGTCACAATGTTGCTCATACGGttatactgtcatactgtctggcatacggtcatactgtcggtTATACGGTCATACTGTCACTCATACAGTCAAACGGTCATACTGTCGCTCATACGGTCACACGGTCATACTGTCGCTCATACGGTCATACTGTCGCTCACACAGTCACACGGTCATACTGTCGCTCATACGGTCATACCGTCGCTCACACAGTCACACGGTCATACTGTCGCTCATACGGTCATACAGTCGCTCATACGGTCATACTGTCACTCATACGGTCATACCGTCGCTCACACAGTCACACGGTCATACTGTCGCTCATACGGTCATACAGTCGCTCATACAGTCATACGGTCATACAGTCGCTCATACGGTCATACTGTCGCTCATACGGTCATACAGTCGGTCATTCGGTCATACTGTCGCTCATACGGTCATACAGTCGCTCATGCGGTCATTCGGTCATACTGTCGCTCATACGGTCATACTGTTGGTTATACTGTCAGTCATACAGTCAAACGGTCATACTGTCGGTTATACGGTCACAATACTGTCGCTCAtacggtcatactgtcggtcGTACAGTCATACGGTCATTCTGTCGATCATACAGTCATACTGTCGCTCATACAGTCATACGGTCATACTGTCGCTCATACAGTCATACGGTCATACTGTCGCTCATACAGTCATACGGTCATACTGTCGCTCATACAGTCATCTGGTCATACTGACGCTCACAGTCATACGGTCATACTGTCGCTCATACACTCATACAGTCACTCAtacggtcatactgtcggtcatacaGTCATACTGTCGCTCATAGAGTCATACGGTGATAGTCATACTGTCGCTCATACAGTCATACGGTCATACTGTAGGACCCCTTCATGTTTTCTTGCAACTTTATTTATtactaatgccgcgtttccactgcagggtgcggtacggttcggttcgccagagtccggtagggagggggcggtatagcccagctcagttccgaggtcgcgtttccaccgccgacagtaccctttatggtaggccggatgtcgatcgccgcggcagctacgtaaacatcgtgacatcatagcagcacgacacagtgtagcctgctcaataaaaacaatggaaaagttgaacgcgacacattaaaccaagagctacctccccaagaatgcagaggaacgtctccacctccttgttcgcccaagcaagcgttttatgcgacatgttcattgtaaagaataataccttgagactactgtttgtttgtttttatccccacgtcgcccggaagtgacgattctgtcgaccaatatGCGGAGGGgttgtgtagctcgaattttccagcaccctttcaggcgcctcagtaccccaacggaggagtactgaagacgagggaaAAACGAGTAccgctcagtccgggtcacacctacttttggcggtggaaacgcaatccgtaccgcacctgtgcgaaccgaaccgtaccataccgcaccctgcagtgcaAACGCGCCATTATAACCACTTATAGTCTTAGTTTCTCTTATTATTACTTTCCTTATATTTAGGGGACTGAGCAGCAAAGAAAATTGCAGGTATGGTTACAATAACCCCTACCCATAaccaaatttgtggtactgctcccaaaggtggcgctattgtaaacaATCATGACTTAGATTTATTTCTCCTCaacagattgacctggactcaaaattctttcagaatattaatcactagaatcagatgcattaATAAAACCCGGGATTTATGCCCTAAAAAAAATTCATTTCCCCACAATTTCATTAATTAAACATGacaaaaagattcacaggctacaaaaattatcaaaaattcaccaaaatcgaAACTTAAAATCTTAggccaagcctcacaaaaatcttCGTACAGAATTAGTTTGACTTAGTTCCATTCGAGAAATAtaggccaataaagttggagcagttagcccatttttcttatatgacaAATGACTATTATCAGGTGGAACTAgacttatttctccttaccagATTGACCttgactcaaaattctttcatcatattaatctctaaaatcaaatgcatctttttcaccctggtcttctcccctaaaaatgtttccatttcCCACAATTTCAAAGAAAAGCCAaatgtccacagtctcaacccatttggcctatgtgaccattttgttattgtataactaccatacggctatcattaggtggataccattacagtttttctcagtcgctatggtacatttctcagatcagaatggAAATTCTCAAAACTCACGTTCAATCTTCAAATCATTGTGgcacttgtgcacatcaaaaaagcagtttctcatttctttgaacaagttgcaaatgctttagTACATTCATGAAAATGATTATGCATAATTCTCTGCTCCTTCCTatattatcaattgcttatgtctcatctcatcatcatctcatcttcatccgcttatccagGGTCGGGTCGCTTATAAGagattgcttatgtcatgttgatcaaaatgtattgtaatgggtctctaaTGAATAGTCTCAcgcccacaacatttaggcttTAATTTATTGCATAAGTCTTTGGATgaaaaatggttgaacaagttgtcacaATATGTAAAGCAgctttctatacatttccattagaatttttttctaaatctgtcttGAATTGGTAacttgctaccaggtgaatcttggtTTTCTCTAAAGAAGGAAAATgcgtgaagtgttagatcaaccaacgatcaaccagtttactgaatTAGATCACAGGTTGCATctcatgaaccatgaactggcaagtatatatatagctggaacACAACGCAATCTTACATatctgacaatggaaggacaaggaattgggGTCAACAGCCACGGAGAAGaataagaggaagaggagtaaggctgcgtgagaatgagaatttctggcccaacagacaggaacgtcaggtggtttaggaagactgcactgtaattcccaCAGCAATGGAtttacagtttaccctaaggaaaTTGTcctttgttcacatttctagcaatgacatgacCTATaaaacaaattacagtacaaacagtcaaagcgtaaatgtgaatcaggtccagtctcttgcaatcaatctcccacatacactgaGGCGTAACTTACTAtttacaataataacaatgtcTTCAAATCTTTAGCCacagtttacatcagaacatccctccagggtacactgttatattgacagcatgactaagcaatttgactgtcttattcgtacacaatgacacaaggagtTGTCATTCTGAtcatggcactgacatgttcattgacacagatatttacttttgagagatgaactaCGGATTTTTAGCAAGAGACAGGCTTTTGCAGGTTATCCATGGtcttttgctatttgtacgaattgttttgagaaatgcacttactgttttgtTGAGGATGATTTGaaaaatgtaccaaagcgactgagaaaagcTGTAACAGTGCAAATGTTCAGATCTGtacccttaacctaacccttaattatattgtgaaatgtgtgcttggagttttcttgatatTGTGTGCTTATTAATCGatattttcaccatgtgaaggTGAAGTTGTaattttctgattctgattcagtCGAAACTTCTTCTCACCACTAGATGTCAGTGATGGATTTTTAGATTGTGTGTTAACGCGTTTAAACCTCATGAAGAAAACACACTCTCCTCCCACCAAAATGGCACTGTCCGGTGGAAGTCTTTGCTGTCGTTTGTCTCTTCAAAGAATTGGTCTATTTCAACACAATTGGAAATCGACCGGGCATTATTTTCCTAACACATATCTTCAATCAAGGTGAACATATGCCAGATTTTCATTATTTGAACATTGTGTGTCTTGTTGTGGCACGCGTGTGTTAATAATGTGCTGATATCCCAGCCCACATCCTAAATCACCATTTATTTTAATGACTTCCTCCTTTTATAATGATCCAGATTGTCCCCGTGTAGACAGTACAAAGCCTCGGACTCCAGCCAAGGCATCGGTCGACATGTGTCGTCAAGATTGCAGGTGGCAAATGTCAAATATGAGAATTTCCTCAAAAGGAAATTTCCGAGATTTTACAAACTCTATCGCACTTTTACTGAAGGTAAAACTACGCCTGATCTGTATTGACATTGTAAATAAGTGGCTGACCGGtattatgcatgcatacattataaaacctccactattggCTTAATCAACTACCATGGTTGTAATTTATGTTATTCATAAAATGTGACCTGTTAGGATTTAAACTACTCTTCCAAGATGGCAAGGAAGTGAGCAGGATCCAAACCAGACTGGTCACAGGGAAGGTGACATGGGAGGACTTGCCATACCGAGAAATGGAGAGGCTGAGGCAGGTAGGTCAGAAGCACTGAAGTTATCTAAGGTGGTGTAATATACACCATCATGTATTGAAACATAAATGGTATGATTGCAATATTAGCATTTGATTTTTGATTAAATAATAGGAACATTTTATGTTGGGATCGAAGTGCCTTTTTCTAAGTATCCCTCCGCCTGAAAGTTACTGAGCTTGATCCCTCGTTTGTACAGACCCCTGTTGGCATTCTTGAACAAGAGGTCTAATCCTCCACCTGATCTTTAATAACATTCGAATCACTCCCTAAAATACTGTAGTATTACATTGCTTAATTGTGGATGTCAATGATTTGCTCGTGTAGTAGGCCCGCTAACAAAATAATCCTAATCATTAGTTAAAAATGTagtgtttttacattttatatagAAGCGCATTAAGTTAATGAAGTGTTGCAATAGAAGTTGGCACCTGCCGTTTTAGAAGCATACGAACGTACTGTAGATGTAGCCAAAAGCCTTCAGCCGAATGTCGCCACTGACATTCAACTTTCTCTCACAGTTCCGCAGAGACCTGATTAAAGCCATTCCACTCGTGGTGATATCCATCCCTCCATTCGCCAATTACCTGGTTTTCGTCCTGATGTAAGTTTGCGCCTATCTTTGTGTTGCAGGGTCAGTAAGGCTGTTCCCAAAGACGCGGAACACTCAATGTAACTGAGGGCACTGTGCAACATCTTTTTTAGTAAATTTTCACCACATTAAATCTGTCATAGAGTAGTTTGTCCTTCAATCTaacattgattcatattttctgTGCGGTTTGCACCCCCTCCATTTGTCTTTTCCATCTAACAAAGCATGTTTGCCTCTTCCCAACTAGGTACTATTTCCCTCGCCAGCTCCTGGTACGCCATTTCTGGAccccgcagcagcagctggagttCCGTGGCTTCTACCACAGCCAGAGAGCGGGGCACACCGGGGCTGTGCTCCAGGGCATCCAGGACACCGGCTACCAGGTCAAAGACAGCCGCCTCCAGAGTCGCCTTCAGGACCTCTGCACCCAAGTAGGTCAATGTAATGAGGCTCTCATGATACGACTGTAGTTCTAGTCATGGTGGCATGATTTGTTAGACTCGAAACAATGTGCGGAGGATGGTTCCTGGTAGTAatctgaaaaaaacattgtgtTTTTCAGGTGCAGAATGGAGCGCACCCAAAAGTGGCTGATATCCACGGGGTGCGGGCGCTGTTCTCCGGACCCCCTCTGGGTATGAAGAGGATGAATGTAGAGCACATGGTCAGTACAACTGGAAGTAGTCCTCACTCCGCACTCTTAtgccacgtttccactgcagggtgcagtacggttcggttcgcctcagtccggtagggagggggcggtatagcccaacccagttccgaggtcgcgtttccaccgccgacagtaccctttatggtaggccggatgtcgatcgccgcggcagctacgtaaacatcatagcagcgcgacacagtgtagcctgctcaataaaaaatATGGAAAAGTTGAACGCGACACATTAAACCAAGAGCTACCATGGAAGTCGTCCGGCAACAGTTCCTGGCCTTTATGCTTTTCATATGGCAGTTAATCAACTTCCGAATGCAAGCTTTGTTTGACGAAAGTTTGGAGGCTGAAAGCACAAGGacaaggctactgtttgtttgtttttaacccCACGGCgcacggaagtgacgattctgtcgaccaatcaacggagggggtgtgtagctcgaattttccggcaccctttcaggcgtctcagtaccccaacggaggagtactgaagacgagggcgaaacgagtacggctcagtccgggtcacgcccacttttggcgctggaaacgcaatccgtaccgcacctttgcgaaccgtaCAGCACCCTgtagtggaaacgcggcattaaaGTACAGCTTCGGGGCTTTTCAACCGCAACCGTTTTCCTATCTTTAGGGAGTAAGAGACTAGTAAAAGTAGTACAATATTGAGTGAGAACGCTGCAGCTATAATCCTCTACAATGGGCTGCAACGTAATCCTTTGGTGCAAGAGCACCCTGTCAATGTACATCCTGTTAAAGGGCTGGTTTTTTTCCACTGACCGGCAGGTTATATAAAGATATACAATATGGAAAGGATCCCTACACAGAAATGCAAAGTTTCTTTACCTTTCGCTTGATCGGGTCTATTTAGGGGTCCGAGCAACGAAGCATCATGGAccccgatttatttattttcctgtaCCGTACATTTTTTCCCCAAATTCTGttaaagtcatactgcagcctataccgtaagtcgaaaactcttgaaatgttcaggtatggttaccaataacccccactacccataaacccaaatttgtggtactgcactcCAAGGTGGCgttattgtaaaaaataatgaattagtCTTATTTCTCCTCACTAGATTGACCTGGGCTCacaattctttcatcatatttatcgctaaaatcagatgcatctttttcacttTTGAAAGTGTCATCGTTGAGTGTTCGAATCCCGATTAGAGCATTAAGAACAAGCTGtacatgacattcggccattgctctgcagcccactcacctgaaagccgaggcacagtatggcattaaggggaacatcttcatcagcatctttccttcataattatgtcATATTTAGATATCTTCcgttagtgtgttcttgacacACTTATGGAGTCTCCCTTCATATTTTCCAAAAATGTGATTGTGTTTCTTAACAATGTACATCACCCTTTCCTCGTCATAAGAATTGAATTGTTCAGAATCATCTTGTACTGCAAATTTCACAATTAAAGGAAACATTGTTCCTTTGTACTTGACAGTTTGATCGTTATCAAATTGAACCCAGGAAGTATGTGCCACTACTTAATTTTCAAGTCTTTGAAAAAGCGCAGGTTCATCAGTGTAGTGACCACagacctctttctctctctgtggccaACCAGAGGCATATCTGCCCCCTGCTCTTCCTGACGCCCCGCCTCCCAGGCTTCCTGATTGGCAGGCGGCTCAACAGTCACGCTCTGGAATTGCTCTTGCTGGACCGTGCCCTGAGACGCCTTGGACCTCATCAGCTGAGTGACTCTGAACTCAAACAGGTCAGGACATTTAATCAATGACTGGGCATCGTTGAATATCCCAGGAATGCACAACCCCTCCCATGGCGCAGTATAGAGCAGTGTTTTGTTATGGTAGTTCAAGAAACTGAAAGAGTTCTTGCATTCTTTGTCATGGTGTCGAGTTAAGccttttaccccccccccctctgtctccacaGGCCTGTTATGTCAGAGGACTCAACTCAGACGATCTCGATGCCAACCAGTGTCGTGAGTGGCTGTCCCAATGGCTACAGGTCACGGCTCCCTTGAAGGGTATCTATGTTCTTTACTCCTCACACAACCAATGTAAAGTGCCTTTACTGTTGTCGATGTCTCACGTCCGGCTTTCTGTTTTTCTACCATAGGGAACGAGGGCTCTCTGCTTCTTCACAGCATGGTTTTACTGTCGGCCAACTACCCACGACGCTTCAGTGGCCAATGAGAAGACTGGTCGTGTGCCGAACAGTCGTGTGCCGAATAGCGCAGCAGGCTTGGTTTTCTACAttataaaaaccaaaaatgcttTACAAATATGAAAATGCTCCAAGAGAGGATCCATTGTCTTTGACATCCATATCCTGAACTCCAGGGATCGTGATGTTTAGAGTAAAAGATTTACAGTGGATTGAAGTGAAGGGTGGTTGCAGTTCTCAATAATTCAGGGCATGTATTGGCATCAACCGCTTTTTCTCCGAACCAGTCATGGCTCGTACCTCAACTTAGATTGATTCTAACGTCAGACAGGGGTAACGAT encodes:
- the letmd1 gene encoding LETM1 domain-containing protein 1, whose product is MKKTHSPPTKMALSGGSLCCRLSLQRIGLFQHNWKSTGHYFPNTYLQSRLSPCRQYKASDSSQGIGRHVSSRLQVANVKYENFLKRKFPRFYKLYRTFTEGFKLLFQDGKEVSRIQTRLVTGKVTWEDLPYREMERLRQFRRDLIKAIPLVVISIPPFANYLVFVLMYYFPRQLLVRHFWTPQQQLEFRGFYHSQRAGHTGAVLQGIQDTGYQVKDSRLQSRLQDLCTQVQNGAHPKVADIHGVRALFSGPPLGMKRMNVEHMRHICPLLFLTPRLPGFLIGRRLNSHALELLLLDRALRRLGPHQLSDSELKQACYVRGLNSDDLDANQCREWLSQWLQVTAPLKGNEGSLLLHSMVLLSANYPRRFSGQ